The proteins below come from a single Isoptericola dokdonensis DS-3 genomic window:
- a CDS encoding family 43 glycosylhydrolase yields MTEQVAANPIVLQRADPHVLRHDGQYYFTGSYPAYDRVVLRRAERLEDLQAAPEVTIWTRHATGPQSHLIWAPEIHRVGDAWYVYYAAAPNDHGTADVPGTAETFNHRVFVLECTDADPMTGEWVERGQVDTGWESFALDATTFVLDGTQYLVWAQQDFQVRGHSNLYIAPMANPWTLAGPAVELTRPEFDWEVKGFWVNEGPSVLVRDGRVLLTYSGAATGIDYAMGVLTADATADLLDPASWSKSADPVFVSDPSVQQYGPGHNSFTESPEGETVLVYHARSYTEIVGDPLWDPNRHACAQVLPFDAEGNPVWGTPAPLTRPVPASTDVLTPDGTAVVAEPVADEVLA; encoded by the coding sequence ATGACGGAACAGGTCGCCGCCAACCCGATCGTGCTCCAGCGCGCGGATCCGCACGTGCTGCGTCACGACGGGCAGTACTACTTCACCGGCTCCTACCCGGCCTACGACCGCGTCGTCCTGCGCCGGGCCGAGCGGCTCGAGGACCTCCAGGCCGCGCCGGAGGTGACGATCTGGACCCGGCACGCCACGGGGCCGCAGTCCCACCTCATCTGGGCGCCCGAGATCCACCGCGTCGGCGACGCCTGGTACGTGTACTACGCGGCCGCCCCGAACGACCACGGCACCGCCGACGTGCCCGGCACGGCCGAGACCTTCAACCACCGGGTCTTCGTCCTGGAGTGCACGGACGCCGACCCGATGACGGGGGAGTGGGTCGAGCGCGGCCAGGTCGACACCGGCTGGGAGTCGTTCGCCCTCGACGCCACCACCTTCGTGCTCGACGGCACCCAGTACCTCGTGTGGGCGCAGCAGGACTTCCAGGTCCGCGGGCACTCCAACCTGTACATCGCCCCGATGGCGAACCCCTGGACCCTCGCGGGACCGGCGGTCGAGCTGACCCGCCCCGAGTTCGACTGGGAGGTCAAGGGCTTCTGGGTCAACGAGGGCCCGTCGGTCCTCGTGCGCGACGGCCGCGTCCTCCTCACCTACTCGGGCGCCGCGACGGGGATCGACTACGCGATGGGCGTCCTGACGGCCGACGCGACGGCCGACCTCCTGGACCCGGCGTCGTGGTCCAAGAGCGCCGACCCGGTGTTCGTCTCCGACCCGTCGGTGCAGCAGTACGGGCCGGGCCACAACTCGTTCACCGAGTCGCCCGAGGGCGAGACGGTGCTGGTCTACCACGCCCGCAGCTACACCGAGATCGTGGGCGACCCGCTGTGGGACCCGAACCGTCACGCCTGCGCCCAGGTGCTGCCGTTCGACGCCGAGGGCAACCCGGTCTGGGGTACCCCGGCGCCCCTGACCCGCCCGGTGCCGGCGTCCACCGACGTCCTCACGCCGGACGGCACGGCGGTCGTCGCCGAGCCCGTGGCGGACGAGGTTCTCGCCTAG
- a CDS encoding universal stress protein: MDGIVVGVNGSVEADEALDWALKEAASRRLPLTVVQAAPERDETRLAPLRPERLAVTREIVDRVAARRGVTVDTEVLCLPGPAPEALLDASEGADMLVLGRRRRGRVGRRMLGSVSTTVVENADVPVTVVRRLDDGPTPELVEGAEHRVVVGVDTSVPSVAALRHGAEVAERTGAVLEPVFAWQITTLAPLPGSWGWAPPIDDYEKFARQCLDAAVHDAGVTLPAERLRPQVLHGQAAKMLVEAATGADRLVVGTRGLGGFDRLVLGSTSRQVLDFAPCPVTVLRR; encoded by the coding sequence ATGGACGGCATCGTGGTCGGCGTCAACGGGTCGGTGGAGGCGGACGAGGCGCTGGACTGGGCGCTCAAGGAGGCCGCGTCCCGCCGCCTGCCGCTGACCGTGGTCCAGGCCGCCCCGGAGCGGGACGAGACCCGCCTCGCGCCCCTGCGTCCCGAACGCCTGGCGGTGACGCGAGAGATCGTGGACCGCGTGGCCGCGCGCCGCGGGGTCACGGTGGACACCGAGGTCCTCTGCCTGCCGGGGCCGGCGCCGGAGGCCCTGCTGGACGCTTCCGAGGGTGCGGACATGCTGGTGCTGGGCCGGCGGCGGCGCGGTCGCGTGGGCCGACGGATGCTGGGCAGCGTGTCGACGACGGTCGTGGAGAACGCCGACGTCCCGGTGACGGTGGTGCGCCGCCTGGACGACGGCCCGACGCCGGAGCTCGTCGAGGGTGCGGAGCACCGCGTCGTGGTGGGGGTGGACACGTCCGTGCCGTCGGTGGCGGCGCTGCGTCACGGCGCGGAGGTCGCGGAACGGACGGGCGCGGTGCTGGAGCCGGTGTTCGCCTGGCAGATCACGACGCTCGCGCCGCTGCCGGGGTCGTGGGGCTGGGCGCCACCGATCGACGACTACGAGAAGTTCGCCCGCCAGTGCCTGGACGCCGCCGTCCACGACGCGGGGGTGACGCTGCCGGCCGAGCGGCTGCGTCCGCAGGTGCTGCACGGCCAGGCCGCGAAGATGCTCGTGGAAGCGGCCACGGGTGCCGACCGGCTGGTGGTCGGCACCCGTGGGCTGGGCGGTTTCGACAGGCTGGTGCTGGGTTCGACCAGCCGTCAGGTGCTGGACTTCGCGCCCTGCCCCGTCACGGTGCTCAGGCGTTGA
- a CDS encoding FtsX-like permease family protein, translating to MSPAVPGARPYRSAGVALRLAPLFFRRRDTGAGAWLPVAAYAVVTALLALVAGGAQSFFVGDDDLTATYATLAVIALVLLVVPLLTVGASAARLAARRRDDRLSSLRLLGATRGTVATLTVLEAAAGAFVGAVVGLVLYAATAPLLGLLRFRGAPLGDAVWLPWFALPLVVVVVVVLAALSAAAGLRGVVVTPLGVRTRQRAATAGWVRALVAAVVLLAGVGSFQVLGLFGELGGIVAVVGVLAATFGGMLLALDLAGPWWVAVRARRMLRRADDVPRLLAARRVLDDPKVAWRQVSGLAMTSFVGVFGGVGLALSNATDASNPAEQWLMADISTGLLVTMTISFVMVACSVAINQAAATLDRAAVHVAMDRFGVPPAVMAEAARRSVMSTVWSVAGGSALTAALLMFPLVGFMVFVQPLAIATFVVVFAAGIGVVRSAASVAARLVPDILAHPARAL from the coding sequence ATGAGCCCCGCCGTGCCCGGCGCGCGCCCGTACCGGTCCGCCGGGGTCGCCCTGCGGCTCGCGCCGCTGTTCTTCCGCCGGCGGGACACGGGTGCCGGCGCCTGGCTGCCTGTGGCCGCCTACGCCGTCGTCACCGCGCTGCTGGCGCTCGTCGCGGGCGGCGCGCAGAGCTTCTTCGTCGGCGACGACGACCTCACCGCCACGTACGCGACGCTCGCCGTCATCGCGCTCGTGCTGCTCGTGGTCCCGCTGCTCACCGTCGGGGCCTCCGCGGCCCGGCTCGCCGCCCGCCGCCGCGACGACCGCCTGTCGTCCCTGCGGCTGCTGGGCGCGACCCGCGGGACCGTCGCGACCCTCACCGTGCTGGAGGCCGCCGCCGGCGCGTTCGTCGGTGCCGTCGTCGGGCTCGTGCTGTACGCCGCGACCGCGCCCCTGCTCGGCCTGCTCCGGTTCCGCGGCGCCCCCCTCGGTGACGCCGTGTGGCTGCCGTGGTTCGCGCTGCCGCTCGTCGTGGTCGTCGTGGTCGTGCTGGCCGCGCTCAGCGCCGCCGCGGGCCTGCGGGGCGTCGTCGTCACGCCGCTCGGGGTACGCACCCGGCAGCGGGCCGCGACCGCCGGGTGGGTGCGCGCCCTCGTCGCCGCCGTCGTGCTGCTCGCCGGCGTGGGCTCGTTCCAGGTGCTCGGCCTGTTCGGGGAGCTCGGCGGGATCGTCGCGGTCGTCGGGGTGCTCGCCGCCACGTTCGGCGGCATGCTGCTCGCCCTCGACCTCGCCGGGCCCTGGTGGGTCGCCGTGCGTGCCCGCCGCATGCTCCGGCGCGCCGACGACGTCCCGCGGCTGCTCGCCGCACGACGCGTCCTCGACGACCCGAAGGTCGCGTGGCGGCAGGTCAGCGGGCTCGCCATGACCAGCTTCGTCGGGGTGTTCGGCGGCGTCGGGCTCGCCCTGTCGAACGCCACCGACGCCTCGAACCCTGCCGAGCAGTGGCTGATGGCCGACATCTCCACCGGCCTGCTCGTCACCATGACCATCTCGTTCGTCATGGTCGCCTGCTCCGTGGCGATCAACCAGGCCGCCGCCACCCTCGACCGGGCCGCCGTGCACGTCGCGATGGACCGGTTCGGCGTGCCGCCCGCCGTCATGGCCGAGGCCGCCCGACGGTCCGTCATGTCGACCGTCTGGTCCGTCGCGGGCGGGTCCGCGCTCACCGCCGCGCTCCTGATGTTCCCGCTCGTCGGCTTCATGGTGTTCGTGCAGCCGCTCGCCATCGCGACGTTCGTCGTCGTGTTCGCCGCCGGGATCGGGGTGGTGCGCAGCGCCGCGTCCGTCGCGGCACGACTCGTGCCCGACATCCTCGCCCACCCTGCCCGAGCCCTCTGA
- a CDS encoding DUF6221 family protein, with the protein MTLTEFLLARLDEDEAAAREAARAEEATTVPAGSGAAAPGVVRLSPARALAEVEAKRRIVTLAYEATGLDMDGDVEREVNARRESGIEFVGERMLRAIVLPYADHPDHDDAWLL; encoded by the coding sequence ATGACACTGACGGAGTTCCTGCTCGCTCGGCTCGACGAGGACGAGGCGGCGGCACGCGAGGCCGCGCGCGCAGAGGAGGCGACGACGGTGCCCGCCGGCAGCGGGGCGGCCGCCCCCGGTGTCGTGCGGCTCAGCCCTGCCCGCGCGCTGGCCGAGGTCGAGGCGAAGCGCCGGATCGTCACCCTCGCCTACGAGGCGACGGGGCTCGACATGGACGGCGACGTCGAACGCGAGGTCAACGCGCGCCGTGAGAGCGGGATCGAGTTCGTCGGCGAGCGCATGCTGCGGGCCATCGTCCTGCCGTACGCGGACCACCCCGACCACGACGACGCCTGGCTGCTCTGA
- a CDS encoding pentapeptide repeat-containing protein, with protein sequence MESRQGGWAGARSGGWARSGGRVVGEDWSGEDLDGVVLDGVELVDVDLSEVSVDGATFTGCTFRGVQLNASSWTDCAFTSCRFTRVDLFDADLVRCKLIGSTFDDCRFALLRAVQGDWSFTGFRRAVLDGVHLESLRLREADLEEVRAKGAPLLGLDLSGAVLDGADLSGAVLRGSDLSALDPRSARLDGAVVDVAQAVVLAEALGLVVTGD encoded by the coding sequence ATGGAGTCGAGGCAGGGCGGGTGGGCGGGAGCACGCTCCGGCGGGTGGGCACGCTCCGGCGGGAGGGTCGTCGGGGAGGACTGGTCGGGCGAGGACCTGGACGGGGTGGTGCTCGACGGCGTCGAGCTGGTCGACGTCGACCTGTCCGAGGTGAGCGTGGACGGTGCGACCTTCACCGGGTGCACGTTCCGCGGCGTGCAGCTCAACGCGTCGTCGTGGACGGACTGCGCGTTCACGTCGTGCCGGTTCACGCGCGTCGACCTGTTCGACGCCGACCTGGTGCGGTGCAAGCTCATCGGCTCGACGTTCGACGACTGCCGGTTCGCGCTGCTGCGTGCCGTGCAGGGGGACTGGTCGTTCACGGGGTTCCGGCGCGCGGTGCTCGACGGCGTGCACCTGGAGTCGTTGCGGCTGCGTGAGGCGGACCTCGAGGAGGTGCGGGCGAAGGGCGCGCCGCTCCTCGGCCTGGACCTGTCCGGCGCAGTGCTGGACGGCGCGGACCTGTCCGGTGCGGTGCTGCGCGGCAGCGACCTGTCGGCCCTGGACCCGCGCTCGGCGCGGCTGGACGGTGCGGTGGTGGACGTCGCGCAGGCCGTGGTGCTGGCGGAGGCCCTGGGCCTCGTCGTCACCGGCGACTGA
- a CDS encoding oligosaccharide MFS transporter has translation MTDHHHTAVEVEGRPTTGARASLRSPVFWNVGGLFFFYFAIWQLAMTFLSPWLAEEAGMSSGNIGLVFSVIALVAFCLQPFYGYIQDRLGFRKNLLAFVVVCAAFIGPFFAFVFLPIVSFNEVVGAVVGGIYLSLVLNAGVGVVEAFNERTSRANGFEYGHVRLFGSLAGATASLVGGFIWASDPNNIWWAGTFSALLLGVLLFVVRTPRPGDPGYTAISADASGATPKVDGGAVRSLLKNRSFVGFMILMFGTAALYDVFDQQFAIYFAQHATEVADPQVLFSQVVFVQILLEAAVMVVMPFLINKIGAKWGLILFAIVLVVRVLGSAFIVDTEMLIVWRLLAAIEMPLMLISVMKYITRMFDVRISATAYMIGFNMAKAAGVFIFSWVFGRSYDAIGFSSTYVVMGVVVVAVTAVAMVLMRSDRGRPDPGAVSAEQTVNA, from the coding sequence ATGACCGACCACCACCACACCGCCGTCGAGGTCGAGGGCCGTCCCACCACCGGGGCACGCGCGTCGCTGCGCAGCCCCGTGTTCTGGAACGTCGGAGGCCTGTTCTTCTTCTACTTCGCCATCTGGCAGCTGGCGATGACCTTCCTCAGCCCCTGGCTGGCCGAGGAAGCAGGGATGAGCAGCGGGAACATCGGCCTCGTCTTCTCCGTCATCGCGCTCGTCGCGTTCTGCCTCCAGCCGTTCTACGGCTACATCCAGGACCGGCTCGGGTTCCGCAAGAACCTGCTCGCCTTCGTCGTCGTGTGCGCCGCGTTCATCGGGCCGTTCTTCGCCTTCGTGTTCCTGCCGATCGTCTCGTTCAACGAGGTCGTCGGGGCCGTCGTCGGCGGCATCTACCTCTCGCTCGTGCTCAACGCGGGCGTCGGCGTCGTGGAGGCGTTCAACGAGCGCACCTCCCGCGCCAACGGCTTCGAGTACGGCCACGTGCGCCTCTTCGGCTCCCTCGCCGGCGCCACCGCCTCCCTCGTCGGCGGCTTCATCTGGGCGTCCGACCCGAACAACATCTGGTGGGCCGGCACGTTCTCCGCGCTCCTGCTCGGCGTCCTGCTGTTCGTCGTCCGCACCCCGAGGCCCGGCGACCCCGGCTACACCGCCATCAGCGCCGACGCCTCCGGCGCCACGCCCAAGGTCGACGGCGGGGCCGTGCGCTCGCTGCTGAAGAACCGCTCCTTCGTCGGCTTCATGATCCTCATGTTCGGCACCGCGGCGCTCTACGACGTCTTCGACCAGCAGTTCGCGATCTACTTCGCCCAGCACGCCACGGAGGTCGCGGACCCGCAGGTGCTGTTCTCGCAGGTCGTGTTCGTCCAGATCCTGCTCGAGGCCGCCGTCATGGTCGTCATGCCGTTCCTCATCAACAAGATCGGCGCCAAGTGGGGCCTGATCCTGTTCGCGATCGTCCTGGTCGTCCGGGTGCTCGGCTCCGCGTTCATCGTGGACACCGAGATGCTCATCGTCTGGCGCCTCCTCGCGGCCATCGAGATGCCGCTCATGCTCATCTCGGTGATGAAGTACATCACCCGCATGTTCGACGTCCGGATCTCCGCCACGGCCTACATGATCGGCTTCAACATGGCCAAGGCCGCCGGCGTCTTCATCTTCTCGTGGGTGTTCGGCCGCTCCTACGACGCCATCGGGTTCAGCTCGACCTACGTCGTCATGGGCGTCGTCGTGGTCGCCGTGACCGCCGTCGCCATGGTCCTCATGCGCAGCGACCGCGGCCGCCCGGACCCGGGCGCCGTGTCCGCCGAGCAGACCGTCAACGCCTGA
- a CDS encoding CPBP family intramembrane glutamic endopeptidase, protein MRALVTYLALAFGLSWLVALPLWLGDGLDSPSLTVVAIGMMATPAIAAVVVARFVERRPVARALGIVPVRPWGRTFLWAAIAVVVPIALVLVALAVAAALGLYQTDLREFSGFREILDTQLAAAGGVEAAGLPLEVLVALQLVNVVIGTFINLVPALGEEAGWRGWLLPHLAGRLPMWGAVVASGVIWGLWHAPLVLLGYNYPTASPLVALACMVGSCTVLGAVFAWLRLRSGNVWAPALAHGAVNAAGGTYLLFAQAGTTVDTTQVTVLGWTGWIVPVVLIAVLAATGQFRARPEPDTDAVPRPEPVPSAGP, encoded by the coding sequence ATGCGCGCCCTGGTCACCTACCTCGCCCTCGCCTTCGGGCTGTCCTGGCTCGTCGCGCTGCCGCTGTGGCTCGGCGACGGCCTGGACAGCCCGTCCCTCACGGTCGTCGCGATCGGGATGATGGCCACCCCGGCGATCGCCGCCGTCGTGGTCGCGCGGTTCGTGGAACGTCGGCCAGTCGCCCGTGCGCTCGGCATCGTGCCGGTACGCCCGTGGGGGCGGACCTTCCTGTGGGCCGCGATCGCCGTCGTCGTGCCGATCGCGCTCGTCCTGGTCGCCCTGGCCGTCGCGGCGGCGCTCGGCCTCTACCAGACCGACCTGCGGGAGTTCTCCGGGTTCCGCGAGATCCTCGACACCCAGCTCGCCGCCGCCGGCGGCGTCGAGGCCGCCGGGCTGCCCCTCGAGGTGCTCGTCGCCCTCCAGCTCGTCAACGTCGTCATCGGCACCTTCATCAACCTCGTGCCCGCCCTCGGCGAGGAGGCCGGCTGGCGCGGCTGGCTGCTCCCCCACCTCGCCGGGCGCCTGCCGATGTGGGGCGCCGTCGTCGCCTCCGGCGTCATCTGGGGCCTGTGGCACGCCCCGCTCGTCCTGCTCGGCTACAACTACCCCACCGCGTCACCGCTCGTCGCGCTCGCCTGCATGGTCGGGTCCTGCACCGTCCTCGGCGCAGTGTTCGCCTGGCTGCGCCTGCGCAGCGGCAACGTCTGGGCCCCCGCCCTCGCCCACGGCGCCGTCAACGCCGCCGGAGGCACCTACCTGCTGTTCGCCCAGGCCGGCACCACCGTCGACACCACCCAGGTCACCGTCCTCGGCTGGACCGGCTGGATCGTCCCCGTCGTGCTCATCGCTGTCCTCGCCGCCACCGGGCAGTTCCGCGCCCGGCCGGAGCCGGACACCGATGCCGTGCCCCGCCCCGAGCCCGTCCCCTCCGCCGGGCCCTGA
- a CDS encoding alpha/beta family hydrolase — translation MTARPAGLLLTPGAGADRDHRALRAVDDAVSALDPAVAVERVDFPYRTAGRRMPDRAPVAVAHVRAEAERLAARLGVGTDRLLLGGRSYGGRMCSMAVAEGLPATGLVLLSYPLHPPGKPDRLRTEHLGGLDLPVLFVSGDRDPFGSPDELAEHTAAIPGPVTRITLPGTHDVKDLDAVAAAVVNWLGGL, via the coding sequence ATGACCGCCCGCCCTGCCGGCCTCCTGCTCACCCCGGGCGCCGGGGCCGACCGCGACCACCGCGCGCTGCGCGCCGTCGACGACGCCGTGTCCGCGCTGGACCCGGCGGTCGCCGTCGAGCGCGTCGACTTCCCGTACCGCACGGCGGGCCGCCGCATGCCGGACCGCGCCCCCGTGGCTGTCGCGCACGTGCGGGCCGAGGCGGAGCGGCTCGCCGCGCGCCTCGGGGTGGGCACCGACCGGTTGCTGCTCGGCGGGCGGTCCTACGGAGGCCGCATGTGCTCGATGGCGGTGGCGGAGGGCCTGCCCGCCACCGGCCTGGTGCTGCTCAGCTACCCCCTGCACCCGCCGGGCAAGCCGGACCGGCTCCGCACGGAGCACCTGGGCGGGCTCGACCTGCCCGTGCTGTTCGTGAGCGGGGACCGCGACCCGTTCGGCAGCCCGGACGAGCTCGCCGAGCACACGGCGGCGATCCCCGGTCCGGTCACCCGGATCACCTTGCCCGGCACCCACGACGTCAAGGACCTCGACGCGGTCGCGGCGGCCGTCGTCAACTGGCTCGGCGGGCTCTGA
- a CDS encoding ABC transporter ATP-binding protein, with the protein MTTLLSARGLTLTYPGSTTPALDGVDLDVATGESVAVMGASGSGKTTLLHCLAGILAPTAGDVTVATRGGPVALGTLDDAGRSRLRREDLGFVFQQGLLLDELTALENVAVARMLVGVPRAQAEAEAVQQLVRLGLAGLEQRRLGQLSGGQAQRVAIARAQVNGARLVFADEPTGALDSATSAEVLDLLLASVAEGRTLVVVTHDAEVAARCARTVVLRDGRVVADTTAGTTATAQGGAR; encoded by the coding sequence ATGACCACGCTGCTGTCCGCCCGCGGGCTCACCCTCACCTACCCCGGCTCCACGACGCCCGCCCTCGACGGCGTCGACCTCGACGTCGCGACGGGCGAGTCGGTCGCCGTCATGGGCGCGTCCGGATCGGGCAAGACGACGCTCCTGCACTGCCTCGCGGGAATCCTCGCCCCCACCGCCGGCGACGTCACCGTCGCGACCCGGGGCGGCCCGGTCGCCCTCGGGACGCTGGACGACGCCGGCCGCTCCCGCCTGCGCCGCGAGGACCTCGGGTTCGTGTTCCAGCAGGGTCTGCTGCTGGACGAGCTCACCGCGCTGGAGAACGTCGCGGTGGCGCGGATGCTCGTGGGGGTGCCCCGCGCGCAGGCCGAGGCCGAGGCGGTGCAGCAGCTCGTCCGCCTCGGCCTGGCAGGCCTGGAGCAGCGCCGGCTCGGGCAGCTCTCGGGCGGGCAGGCGCAGCGCGTCGCCATCGCCCGCGCCCAGGTCAACGGCGCGCGCCTCGTCTTCGCCGACGAGCCCACCGGGGCACTCGACTCCGCGACGTCCGCCGAGGTGCTCGACCTGCTGCTCGCGTCGGTCGCGGAGGGCCGCACCCTCGTCGTGGTCACCCACGACGCCGAGGTCGCCGCGCGCTGCGCCCGGACCGTCGTCCTGCGCGACGGCCGTGTCGTCGCCGACACCACCGCCGGCACCACCGCCACCGCACAGGGTGGCGCCCGATGA
- a CDS encoding acyltransferase family protein, with amino-acid sequence MPSTGPVSLARADGAAARPASGDGSRRDIQGLRALAVGAVVVFHLWPTALAGGYVGVDVFFVLSGFLITSHLLRRPVDSPGALLDFWARRVRRLIPAASLVLLVTLVAAVVWLPSTVLGPTAREVVASALYVENWQLAASEADYLAADQAHSPVQHYWSLAIEEQFYLLWPVLLGAATWLVVRRHRAARASTPDGAAAHHGTDRPVVVAAVVVTGAVVVASLAWSVHLTATEPAAAYFVSTTRFWELGLGGLLAALSALRPSAGAADGAAARVLRPVAAWAGLVMIVVACVTFDEGTPFPGTAALLPTVGTALVVAAAADGLRGGPGRLLGLRPVQWLGDTSYSVYLWHWPLVVIVPVALDVDGPLVMVGVLVATLALAAVSRTWVEERLRHHPGLVRRRGATFVLLAVCVGLVAGAGAAVAVRTDAAEQEAATEFATAVEQAQPCVGAEVVRDPSCAQPDFVTPPLVAAQDKPVVYADGCWNNTPFTSRNTCTYGPADAGTRVALVGNSHAGHWVPALADALDAEDWRLTTYLQSVCYTVDVPLAFDGAGEADGCRDVNRWAVEEIVTGGYDVVVMSDRTNQPIAGVPDAEQEDAAQAAYADTLAAFTDAGIPVLVLRDTPAMPANVPDCVALHPDDLDRCGAPTTALEPDPLAAAAAVDTTGLVSVTGVEDLMCDPELCHAVVGGLVAYFDHGHLTATFARTLAPEVSGAVRDRLAG; translated from the coding sequence ATGCCCAGCACCGGTCCCGTGAGCCTCGCGCGCGCCGACGGCGCCGCGGCGCGCCCGGCGTCCGGCGACGGCTCCCGCCGCGACATCCAGGGCCTGCGCGCGCTCGCCGTCGGTGCCGTCGTGGTGTTCCACCTGTGGCCGACGGCGCTGGCGGGCGGCTACGTCGGCGTCGACGTGTTCTTCGTGCTGTCCGGGTTCCTCATCACCAGCCACCTGCTGCGCCGCCCCGTCGACTCCCCGGGCGCGCTGCTCGACTTCTGGGCCCGCCGCGTGCGCCGCCTCATCCCCGCCGCGAGCCTCGTGCTGCTCGTGACGCTCGTCGCCGCGGTCGTGTGGTTGCCGTCCACCGTGCTCGGCCCGACGGCGCGCGAGGTGGTCGCGTCCGCCCTCTACGTGGAGAACTGGCAGCTCGCCGCCTCCGAGGCCGACTACCTCGCCGCCGACCAGGCCCACTCGCCGGTGCAGCACTACTGGTCGCTGGCGATCGAGGAGCAGTTCTACCTGCTGTGGCCCGTGCTGCTCGGCGCCGCCACCTGGCTGGTCGTCCGGCGGCACCGGGCCGCCCGGGCCTCGACGCCCGACGGCGCCGCGGCGCACCACGGGACGGACCGTCCCGTCGTCGTCGCCGCCGTGGTGGTGACCGGGGCCGTCGTCGTCGCCTCGCTCGCCTGGTCGGTCCATCTCACGGCCACCGAACCGGCCGCCGCCTACTTCGTCTCCACCACCCGCTTCTGGGAGCTCGGGCTCGGCGGGCTGCTCGCCGCGCTGTCGGCGCTGCGTCCGTCCGCCGGGGCCGCCGACGGCGCGGCGGCGCGCGTCCTGCGCCCGGTCGCGGCCTGGGCCGGGCTGGTGATGATCGTCGTCGCGTGCGTCACCTTCGACGAGGGCACGCCGTTCCCCGGGACCGCCGCCCTGCTGCCCACCGTCGGCACCGCGCTCGTGGTCGCGGCCGCTGCCGACGGTCTGCGCGGCGGACCCGGCCGCCTGCTCGGCCTGCGTCCCGTCCAGTGGCTCGGGGACACCTCCTACTCCGTCTACCTGTGGCACTGGCCGCTCGTCGTCATCGTGCCCGTGGCGCTCGACGTCGACGGGCCGCTCGTCATGGTGGGCGTCCTGGTCGCCACCCTCGCGCTCGCCGCGGTGTCGCGCACCTGGGTGGAGGAACGGCTGCGCCACCATCCGGGACTCGTCCGGCGTCGGGGAGCCACCTTCGTGCTGCTCGCGGTGTGCGTCGGCCTCGTCGCCGGTGCCGGGGCGGCGGTGGCCGTGCGCACCGACGCCGCCGAGCAGGAGGCCGCGACCGAGTTCGCGACCGCCGTCGAGCAGGCGCAGCCGTGCGTCGGCGCCGAGGTCGTCCGGGACCCGTCCTGCGCGCAGCCGGACTTCGTCACGCCGCCGCTCGTCGCCGCGCAGGACAAGCCCGTCGTGTACGCCGACGGCTGCTGGAACAACACGCCCTTCACCAGCCGGAACACCTGCACCTACGGGCCCGCCGACGCCGGCACCCGCGTCGCGCTCGTCGGCAACTCGCACGCCGGTCACTGGGTGCCGGCCCTCGCCGACGCCCTCGACGCCGAGGACTGGCGGCTCACCACCTACCTGCAGTCCGTCTGCTACACCGTCGACGTGCCGCTCGCGTTCGACGGCGCCGGCGAGGCCGACGGCTGCCGGGACGTCAACCGGTGGGCGGTCGAGGAGATCGTCACGGGCGGCTACGACGTCGTCGTCATGTCGGACCGCACCAACCAGCCGATCGCCGGGGTGCCCGACGCCGAGCAGGAGGACGCCGCGCAGGCCGCCTACGCCGACACCCTCGCGGCGTTCACCGACGCCGGGATCCCGGTGCTCGTGCTGCGCGACACCCCTGCGATGCCCGCGAACGTGCCCGACTGCGTGGCCCTGCACCCCGACGACCTCGACCGCTGCGGCGCGCCCACCACCGCGCTCGAACCGGACCCGCTTGCCGCCGCGGCCGCCGTTGACACCACCGGGCTCGTGTCGGTGACCGGCGTCGAGGACCTCATGTGCGACCCCGAGCTCTGCCACGCCGTCGTCGGCGGGCTCGTCGCCTACTTCGACCACGGCCACCTCACCGCCACCTTCGCCCGCACCCTCGCCCCCGAGGTGTCCGGCGCCGTCCGCGACCGCCTCGCCGGCTGA
- the def gene encoding peptide deformylase, giving the protein MAWSFGRRRPTTYLLGEAVDPYPAQVPEARRGRVLRITEIGEPVLHTPARTVEKFSTPELARLVDDLFATMEVAQGVGLAAPQVGVDLRVFVYDLTDDRGDRHVGHVVNPVLEIDETSELVTEDEGCLSVPGAYEPLARRESASVRGVDQHGAPVQLDATGYLARAYVHECQHLDGTLYWDHLDAEAQRRALAERDEERAGVLAERHELAVELGKRPAEYPAEPAGGR; this is encoded by the coding sequence ATGGCATGGAGCTTCGGGCGCAGGCGTCCCACCACCTACCTCCTCGGTGAGGCCGTCGACCCGTACCCCGCGCAGGTGCCGGAGGCGCGGCGGGGGCGCGTGCTGCGGATCACGGAGATCGGGGAGCCGGTGCTGCACACCCCGGCACGCACCGTCGAGAAGTTCTCGACGCCGGAGCTGGCGCGCCTCGTCGACGACCTGTTCGCGACGATGGAGGTCGCGCAGGGTGTCGGGCTCGCCGCGCCGCAGGTCGGGGTGGACCTGCGCGTCTTCGTCTACGACCTCACCGACGATCGCGGCGACCGCCACGTCGGCCACGTCGTCAACCCCGTGCTCGAGATCGACGAGACCTCCGAGCTCGTCACCGAGGACGAGGGCTGCCTGTCGGTGCCGGGCGCGTACGAGCCGCTCGCCCGCCGCGAGTCGGCGTCGGTGCGCGGCGTGGACCAGCACGGCGCCCCCGTGCAGCTCGACGCGACCGGCTACCTGGCGCGGGCGTACGTCCACGAGTGCCAGCACCTCGACGGCACCCTGTACTGGGACCACCTGGACGCCGAGGCGCAGCGGCGCGCGCTGGCCGAGCGGGACGAGGAGCGCGCCGGCGTGCTGGCCGAGCGGCACGAGCTGGCCGTCGAGCTCGGCAAGCGTCCGGCCGAGTACCCGGCCGAGCCTGCCGGGGGTCGCTGA